A window from Drosophila kikkawai strain 14028-0561.14 chromosome 2L, DkikHiC1v2, whole genome shotgun sequence encodes these proteins:
- the LOC121502421 gene encoding uncharacterized protein — protein MKSLLILSLLFGLVLAQRDAVCTTRPQVIGQCPENNLGYTYRVDHGCIEYHAIGCHIMGNFFHTLKDCQAKCTPTLEYTLQDLYFRGMDALGRVVIDSLSAIRHLV, from the exons ATGAAGTCTTTGCTGATTTTGTCTCTTCTATTTGGACTTGTCCTAGCTCAGAGGGATG CTGTCTGCACCACGAGGCCCCAGGTTATTGGCCAATGTCCCGAGAACAACTTGGGTTATACCTATAGAGTGGATCATGGTTGCATAGAGTATCATGCCATAGGTTGTCATATAATGGGTAATTTTTTTCATACCCTAAAGGATTGCCAGGCCAAATGTACACCCACTTTGGAGTACACACTTCAAGATTTGTATTTTAGAGGTATGGATGCATTGGGACGAGTTGTGATCGATTCATTGTCCGCTATAAGGCACTTGGTTTGA
- the LOC108086152 gene encoding inter-alpha-trypsin inhibitor yields the protein MKFLLALSFIVVLLGLAQGQLLDINCASEPLVIGPCENRMSGYSYSDLRKRCVNFSARGCDIAGNFFYSRAECEHKCKPIETFEEAPFSFFLERIRSQARNYFSQLFDLP from the exons atgaAGTTCCTTTTAGCGCTTTCCTTCATCGTTGTCCTGTTGGGCCTGGCCCAAGGACAACTATTGGATA ttaattGCGCTTCGGAGCCTCTGGTTATTGGTCCCTGTGAGAACAGGATGTCTGGCTATAGTTACTCCGATCTCAGGAAGAGATGTGTTAACTTTTCGGCCAGGGGCTGTGACATCGCTGGCAACTTTTTCTACTCTCGAGCGGAGTGTGAGCACAAGTGCAAGCCCATTGAGACCTTTGAAGAGGCCCCATTTAGCTTCTTTTTGGAGCGAATTCGATCCCAGGCTCGCAACTATTTTTCCCAGCTTTTTGATTTGCCTTGA